In a genomic window of Alphaproteobacteria bacterium:
- a CDS encoding class I fructose-bisphosphate aldolase — protein sequence MSMTPAVKKILDYYESDNPGTKANLARILMTGKLGGTGKMIILPVDQGFEHGPARSFAPNEYGYDPHYHFQLAIDAGLNAFAAPLGMIEAGAGTYAGAIPTILKMNSANSLSTNKIAPDQAVTASVDDALRLGCSAIGFTIYPGSDAMFPMFEEIRELANEAKAKGLAVVVWSYPRGGNLTKEGETAIDIVAYGAHMACLLGAHIIKVKLPAAHLENPEAKKVYEKHEIPVATQAERVRHIMESCFAGRRIVVFSGGDKKGEQSVFDDAIAIRDGGGNGSIIGRNSFQRSRPEALELLGKLIDIYKQA from the coding sequence ATGAGCATGACACCAGCCGTCAAAAAAATTCTCGATTACTATGAAAGTGACAATCCAGGCACAAAAGCCAATCTCGCCCGCATCCTCATGACTGGTAAATTGGGCGGCACAGGTAAAATGATCATTCTGCCCGTTGACCAAGGATTTGAACACGGCCCTGCCCGTAGCTTTGCACCAAACGAATATGGCTATGATCCACATTATCATTTTCAACTTGCAATCGATGCTGGTCTTAATGCTTTTGCAGCCCCCCTCGGTATGATTGAAGCTGGAGCTGGCACCTACGCAGGCGCCATTCCAACCATTTTGAAAATGAACAGCGCAAATTCCCTCTCAACAAACAAAATCGCCCCTGATCAGGCTGTTACTGCTTCTGTCGATGATGCTTTGCGTCTCGGTTGTTCTGCCATTGGCTTTACAATCTATCCAGGGAGTGATGCAATGTTCCCTATGTTTGAAGAAATCCGTGAACTTGCAAACGAAGCAAAAGCCAAAGGCCTTGCTGTGGTTGTATGGTCTTATCCGCGGGGTGGGAATCTCACAAAAGAAGGCGAAACAGCAATCGATATCGTTGCCTATGGTGCTCATATGGCTTGCCTTTTAGGCGCTCACATTATCAAAGTGAAACTGCCTGCAGCACACTTAGAGAATCCAGAGGCCAAAAAAGTCTACGAAAAACACGAAATTCCAGTTGCCACACAAGCTGAACGTGTTCGCCACATTATGGAATCTTGCTTTGCTGGACGCCGTATTGTTGTCTTCTCTGGCGGAGATAAAAAAGGTGAACAAAGTGTCTTTGATGATGCGATTGCCATTCGTGATGGTGGCGGTAATGGATCAATCATCGGTCGTAACTCGTTCCAACGCTCACGCCCCGAAGCACTTGAACTTCTCGGAAAGCTCATTGATATCTATAAGCAAGCCTGA
- the gap gene encoding type I glyceraldehyde-3-phosphate dehydrogenase — protein MTVRVAINGFGRIGRLVLRSIYEQKREDLEVVAINDLSDVRTSAHLLQYDTAHGKFPFPVGHDEKNIIVNNRSIPVFAVRDPSQLPWKELNIDIAMECSGIFTKRADAAKHLEAGAKKVIISAPAEGADLTVVYGVNHDQLTKEHQVISNASCTTNCLAPVAYVLDQLVGIEHGYMTTIHSYTGDQCLVDSIHKDLRRARAAAQNIIPTSTGAAKAVGLVLPHLKGKLDGTAIRVPTQNVSLVDFKFIAKRETTAEEINEAMIKASQSSRFKGILNICEEELVSSDFNHNSASSTFDITQTQVIDKKLVRVLSWYDNEWGFSSRMSDTAITFHKA, from the coding sequence ATGACAGTTAGAGTGGCAATTAATGGTTTCGGCCGCATTGGACGCCTAGTCCTTCGCTCGATTTATGAGCAAAAAAGAGAGGACCTTGAAGTTGTTGCTATCAATGATTTGAGTGATGTCAGAACCAGTGCGCATCTTTTACAATATGATACAGCTCATGGCAAATTTCCCTTTCCTGTTGGTCATGATGAAAAAAACATCATCGTCAATAATAGATCGATCCCTGTCTTTGCTGTCAGAGACCCAAGCCAATTGCCTTGGAAAGAACTGAATATTGACATCGCAATGGAATGTTCTGGCATCTTTACAAAAAGAGCAGATGCGGCAAAGCACCTTGAAGCTGGCGCTAAAAAAGTCATCATCTCCGCACCTGCAGAAGGGGCTGATTTGACCGTTGTTTATGGCGTGAATCATGATCAACTCACAAAAGAACATCAAGTCATTTCAAATGCAAGCTGCACAACAAACTGCCTTGCACCTGTGGCTTATGTTCTTGATCAACTCGTTGGGATTGAGCATGGCTATATGACAACCATTCACTCTTACACTGGTGATCAGTGCCTTGTTGATTCCATTCACAAAGATCTGAGAAGAGCACGTGCAGCGGCTCAAAACATTATCCCAACATCAACAGGCGCTGCAAAAGCCGTTGGCCTTGTTTTGCCTCACTTAAAAGGGAAACTTGATGGCACAGCGATTCGCGTTCCAACACAAAATGTGAGCTTGGTTGACTTCAAATTCATTGCAAAAAGAGAAACAACGGCTGAAGAAATCAATGAAGCCATGATCAAAGCATCGCAATCTTCTCGTTTTAAAGGCATCTTGAATATTTGCGAAGAAGAGCTCGTTTCAAGCGACTTTAATCATAACTCTGCAAGCTCAACTTTTGATATTACACAAACACAAGTGATTGATAAAAAACTCGTGCGCGTTTTATCGTGGTATGATAATGAATGGGGCTTTTCAAGCCGCATGAGCGACACAGCCATTACCTTCCACAAAGCATAA
- the tkt gene encoding transketolase, with amino-acid sequence MKSTNLLTKSHRNPEIASRDLSNCLRFLAIDAVQKANSGHPGLPMGMADVIQVLFSHFMKFDASHPEWPDRDRFVLSAGHGSMLLYGLNYCLGYKGMTLDQLKNFRQLHSHTAGHPEVDLSLGIETTTGPLGQGLATAIGMAIAETNLRARFGEELVNHRTFVLASDGDLMEGISHEAASLAGHLKLSKLTVLYDDNSITIDGPMNLSCSDDALQRFMSYGWHVQSIDGHDEKQIFNAIESALADERPSLIACKTTIGYGAPNKQGSESTHGSPLGTDEVAATRKNLNWNYEAFEIPEHLLDEWRQIGNRNNHLVKGWESILSAHPQSIEFKAALKGDVSQNVLDILKTLKQSALEKKPALATRQASGEVLQAIFDTCPMLIGGSADLSPSNNTMSKGSTTYNPQNQAGRYIHYGIREHAMAAIMNGLALHKGLIPYGGTFLTFTDYCRPAIRLAALMKQRVIYVMTHDSIGLGEDGPTHQPIEHLAALRAIPNLTVFRPADLIETIEAWEFALQHQEGPTLIALSRQSLPAVRTESSKENLSLKGAYLLKEFAPEGQDPATIFATGSEVHLALEAHEKLKQEGLASRVISVPSTTLFEAQEDSYQESILCYKGRKIAIEAGIRQGWDRYIGPHGYFIGMHGFGLSAPAKDLYSFFGITSDAICDIINKNMKK; translated from the coding sequence ATGAAATCAACGAATTTACTTACAAAATCACACAGAAACCCGGAAATTGCCTCTAGAGATCTTTCCAACTGCCTCAGATTCCTTGCAATCGACGCAGTCCAGAAAGCAAACTCAGGACATCCTGGTCTTCCGATGGGAATGGCTGATGTGATTCAAGTTCTTTTCTCGCATTTCATGAAATTTGATGCAAGCCATCCAGAATGGCCTGACCGCGACCGCTTTGTCCTCTCAGCTGGACATGGCTCAATGCTTCTTTACGGACTCAATTATTGCCTTGGGTACAAAGGAATGACACTGGATCAACTCAAAAATTTCAGACAATTACATAGCCACACAGCTGGTCATCCTGAAGTTGATCTATCTCTTGGAATTGAAACAACAACAGGTCCGCTGGGACAAGGGCTTGCAACAGCCATCGGCATGGCGATTGCAGAGACAAACCTCAGAGCTCGCTTTGGTGAAGAGCTTGTAAATCACAGAACATTCGTTCTCGCTAGCGACGGGGACTTGATGGAAGGCATCAGTCACGAAGCAGCCTCACTTGCAGGACACTTAAAGCTCTCAAAACTCACTGTTCTTTACGATGACAACAGCATCACCATTGATGGCCCGATGAACCTTTCTTGCTCTGATGACGCCCTCCAGCGCTTTATGAGTTATGGCTGGCATGTTCAATCTATCGATGGACATGACGAAAAGCAAATTTTCAATGCAATTGAAAGCGCTCTTGCAGATGAGCGTCCATCTTTAATCGCCTGCAAAACAACAATTGGCTATGGCGCTCCAAACAAACAAGGCTCAGAGAGCACCCACGGCTCGCCTCTCGGCACAGATGAAGTTGCAGCCACACGCAAAAATCTAAATTGGAATTATGAAGCCTTTGAGATCCCTGAACATCTGCTTGATGAATGGCGCCAAATTGGCAACCGCAACAACCACCTCGTCAAAGGATGGGAGAGCATTCTGAGTGCTCATCCACAAAGCATAGAATTCAAAGCTGCTCTCAAGGGAGATGTGTCTCAAAATGTGCTGGATATACTCAAAACTCTCAAACAAAGCGCCCTTGAAAAAAAACCAGCACTCGCAACAAGGCAAGCATCAGGCGAAGTTCTACAAGCTATTTTTGACACATGCCCAATGCTTATCGGTGGTTCTGCTGACCTATCTCCCTCGAACAATACAATGAGCAAAGGTAGTACAACTTATAATCCACAAAATCAAGCAGGACGCTATATTCATTACGGCATCAGAGAACATGCCATGGCGGCCATTATGAATGGTCTTGCGCTTCACAAAGGATTGATTCCTTATGGCGGCACCTTTTTGACATTTACTGATTATTGCAGGCCAGCAATCAGGCTTGCAGCCTTAATGAAACAACGAGTGATCTATGTGATGACTCATGATTCAATTGGCCTTGGCGAAGATGGTCCAACCCATCAACCCATTGAGCATTTGGCCGCCCTGCGCGCTATCCCAAATTTAACTGTTTTCAGGCCAGCTGATTTAATTGAAACCATTGAGGCCTGGGAATTTGCTTTGCAACATCAAGAGGGACCAACCCTCATTGCTTTGAGCAGACAATCATTGCCTGCTGTGCGCACTGAATCATCAAAGGAAAATCTCTCTCTCAAGGGCGCCTATCTCTTAAAAGAATTCGCCCCTGAAGGACAAGATCCTGCAACGATTTTTGCTACAGGCTCTGAAGTTCATCTGGCTCTTGAAGCTCATGAGAAACTCAAACAAGAAGGACTTGCAAGCCGTGTTATTTCAGTTCCTTCAACCACTCTATTTGAAGCTCAAGAAGACTCATACCAAGAGTCAATCCTTTGTTACAAAGGGCGAAAAATCGCAATAGAAGCAGGGATTCGTCAAGGGTGGGATCGCTATATTGGTCCACACGGATATTTCATCGGCATGCATGGATTTGGCCTTTCAGCACCCGCAAAGGATCTTTATTCATTTTTTGGGATTACCAGTGACGCAATTTGTGATATCATCAACAAGAATATGAAAAAGTAG
- a CDS encoding cell division protein ZapA, producing the protein MPQFIVKIASKEYPISCEDGQEARLEKIVSYVQEKVSQILGNNPTLVESRMMVLTALMLADEVLDLKENNERLAATKPHELEAEAVAKIQADYEPILDQMIESISGLVKQAQEA; encoded by the coding sequence ATGCCTCAGTTTATTGTAAAAATCGCATCAAAAGAATATCCAATCTCTTGTGAAGATGGCCAAGAAGCGCGTCTTGAGAAAATTGTCTCTTATGTTCAAGAAAAAGTATCCCAAATTCTGGGTAATAACCCAACCTTAGTCGAATCACGGATGATGGTGCTGACAGCACTGATGCTGGCAGATGAAGTTCTTGATTTAAAAGAAAATAATGAAAGGCTTGCAGCAACAAAACCTCATGAATTAGAAGCAGAGGCTGTTGCAAAAATTCAAGCTGACTATGAGCCAATTTTGGATCAGATGATTGAATCGATTTCAGGACTTGTAAAACAGGCACAAGAAGCTTAA
- a CDS encoding 5-formyltetrahydrofolate cyclo-ligase has product MVLDQKEKESSKDTKRFLRQDMLTLRMSYLKSVNLSDLIADFRSLIREKNLLQGEDSVAVYCPIQAEVDILAIMKDYKGSLALPVIDPLTKEMQFRSWKEGDPLIKNMYGILEPSKDAKLVEPDVVFVPLLAFDESGHRLGYGGGYYDKYLQRLKSEAKNRKTIFIGLAYESQKLDVIPIEDHDEKLDFILTEKKLYSGNI; this is encoded by the coding sequence GTGGTTTTAGATCAAAAAGAAAAAGAAAGTTCAAAAGATACAAAGCGCTTTTTACGCCAAGATATGTTGACGTTGCGTATGAGTTATCTGAAGTCAGTGAATCTCTCAGATTTGATTGCTGATTTTAGATCACTGATTCGTGAGAAGAATTTATTACAAGGTGAAGACTCTGTTGCGGTCTATTGTCCAATTCAAGCAGAAGTTGATATCCTAGCTATTATGAAAGATTACAAAGGATCACTCGCTTTGCCAGTTATTGATCCTTTAACGAAAGAGATGCAGTTTCGGTCTTGGAAAGAGGGTGATCCCCTCATTAAAAATATGTATGGAATTTTAGAGCCGTCAAAAGATGCCAAGCTGGTTGAGCCTGATGTTGTGTTTGTGCCGCTGTTGGCCTTTGATGAAAGTGGGCATCGTTTAGGGTATGGGGGTGGTTATTATGATAAATATCTCCAGAGATTAAAATCCGAAGCGAAAAACCGAAAAACAATATTTATCGGCCTTGCTTATGAATCACAAAAGCTTGATGTGATCCCCATTGAAGATCATGATGAAAAATTGGACTTTATTTTAACAGAAAAAAAATTATACAGTGGCAATATTTGA
- a CDS encoding TerC family protein, which translates to MEKPLYMWGIFIGIVLFLLILDLGVFHRQDREISFKESLWMTLFYVIMAFLFGLWVWYIKGLDGFAEYITGFLVEKSLALDNIFVISLIFTSLSIPLKYQHRVLFWGILGVIVLRAIMIGLGAQMIAEFHWILYIFAAFMIFTGIKMLFMSDKPVEISENLLLIWMRKHLSITDKLHENKFFLRLVDPVSKKRKFFVTPLFIALVMVEFIDLVFAVDSIPAIFAITQDTYIVYTSNIFAILGLRALYFALASIINQFHYLKYALAIVLIFIGAKIFIADAFGLAKIPPLLSLIVTLSILIGGVLVSFMKKKNMEAQ; encoded by the coding sequence ATGGAAAAGCCGTTATACATGTGGGGTATTTTTATCGGCATTGTCTTATTTCTGTTGATTTTAGATTTAGGTGTTTTTCATCGACAAGATCGAGAGATCTCTTTTAAAGAGAGCCTGTGGATGACCTTGTTTTATGTGATCATGGCCTTTCTTTTTGGTCTCTGGGTTTGGTATATTAAAGGTCTAGACGGTTTTGCAGAATATATAACAGGATTTTTGGTTGAAAAGTCTCTGGCACTTGATAATATCTTTGTTATCTCTCTGATCTTTACTTCTCTTTCCATTCCTCTGAAGTATCAACATCGTGTTTTGTTTTGGGGAATCCTTGGCGTTATTGTGCTCAGAGCCATTATGATTGGTCTTGGTGCTCAGATGATTGCTGAGTTCCATTGGATTTTGTATATCTTTGCTGCTTTCATGATTTTTACAGGCATAAAGATGCTTTTTATGTCGGATAAGCCTGTTGAGATTTCTGAAAACCTATTGTTGATCTGGATGAGAAAGCATCTGAGTATAACAGATAAGCTGCATGAGAATAAGTTCTTTCTGCGTCTAGTGGATCCAGTTTCTAAGAAAAGAAAATTCTTTGTCACTCCTCTTTTTATTGCGCTTGTGATGGTTGAATTTATAGACCTGGTTTTTGCGGTTGATAGTATCCCTGCAATTTTTGCGATTACCCAAGATACATACATCGTTTATACAAGTAATATATTCGCAATTTTGGGCTTGAGAGCTTTGTATTTTGCGCTGGCCTCGATTATCAATCAATTCCACTATCTGAAATATGCGCTCGCAATTGTTTTGATCTTTATTGGTGCTAAAATTTTTATCGCCGATGCTTTTGGTCTGGCTAAAATTCCACCCTTGCTGTCATTAATTGTTACGCTCAGCATTTTAATTGGTGGTGTTTTGGTTTCATTCATGAAGAAAAAAAATATGGAGGCTCAATGA
- a CDS encoding ion transporter: MIGALDTLSDSLRKIIVTKVWDYSVIVLILINTIVLGMETYPALMESHGVLLKQIDQMILYLFVIEISCRLIVYRSEFFTQPWSFFDFLVVSIALVPSQDAFSALRAARALRVLRMISIFPKLRGVIEGLIKAVPGICAIGAVMAIIICVFGLMASKLYGADYPDWFGNLHLSVFSLFQIMTLEGWPDIVRTVMEEKPFAWIFFVIYILIATFSILNLFIAVVVEAMQRNHEVEEDAELDRLDVINRKLDVIVSKLSEKL; encoded by the coding sequence ATGATAGGTGCACTTGATACATTGTCGGATTCATTAAGGAAAATCATTGTAACGAAAGTCTGGGATTATTCAGTTATCGTACTCATACTTATCAATACAATCGTTCTTGGAATGGAAACATATCCAGCCCTGATGGAAAGTCATGGTGTTCTTTTAAAACAAATAGATCAAATGATCCTCTATTTATTTGTGATCGAAATTTCATGCCGTTTGATTGTCTATCGTTCAGAATTTTTCACACAGCCCTGGTCATTTTTCGATTTTCTTGTTGTGAGTATTGCTCTTGTGCCATCACAAGATGCATTTAGCGCATTAAGAGCTGCCAGAGCCTTGCGTGTTTTGCGTATGATTTCTATTTTCCCTAAGCTAAGGGGCGTTATTGAAGGCTTAATTAAAGCTGTCCCCGGCATTTGTGCCATTGGCGCTGTCATGGCGATTATCATTTGTGTTTTTGGATTAATGGCGAGTAAGCTGTACGGTGCGGATTACCCGGATTGGTTTGGTAATTTGCATCTTTCTGTCTTTAGTCTCTTTCAAATTATGACGCTTGAAGGATGGCCAGACATTGTGAGAACAGTGATGGAAGAAAAGCCATTCGCTTGGATTTTCTTTGTGATCTACATCTTAATCGCGACATTCAGTATTTTGAATCTCTTCATCGCTGTTGTTGTCGAGGCAATGCAAAGAAATCATGAGGTAGAGGAAGATGCGGAGCTTGATAGGCTTGATGTGATTAATCGGAAGCTTGATGTGATTGTGTCGAAATTATCTGAGAAATTATGA
- a CDS encoding GNAT family N-acetyltransferase yields MKPSLFKILTSNAEEQDSILKHLSAFNRDKLNIKSEKPSSLPLNFHIKNNGVIIGGINANLYFLQSILHIDHLFVDEAYRGLDLGSKLLNHVEEIAKSKGARLSHLDTFDFQAKDFYLKQEYEVFGILDDCPKDHQRFYMKKSL; encoded by the coding sequence ATGAAACCTTCCCTTTTTAAAATTCTCACAAGCAATGCAGAAGAACAAGACTCAATTCTCAAACACCTTTCTGCATTTAACAGAGACAAGCTCAATATAAAATCTGAGAAACCCTCAAGCCTTCCTTTGAATTTTCATATTAAAAATAATGGCGTAATTATCGGCGGCATTAACGCAAATCTCTATTTCCTTCAGAGCATTCTTCATATCGATCATCTTTTTGTCGATGAAGCCTATCGCGGCCTTGATTTAGGATCAAAACTCTTGAATCATGTTGAAGAGATAGCAAAATCAAAAGGCGCAAGGTTAAGCCACTTAGATACTTTTGATTTTCAAGCAAAGGATTTTTACCTAAAACAAGAATATGAGGTGTTCGGCATTCTTGATGACTGCCCAAAAGATCATCAACGATTCTATATGAAAAAAAGCCTTTAG